The genomic interval ATAAAATACCATTTCGTGTTTTCTGATCTTCACCACTATTCGAAAATAATTTTACCAATAAAAGCAGGGCAAGTAATGAAGAAGGAAAAGAAACCATATTTTATGATCAGATTAGTGAAAATTAACAGACAAAATTAAATTTAACAATAATAAACGGTATCAATGTAATATCGACTATCAGATAAATTTAAAAATCCATGGCTTTTTTCTTTCATGTTTAGCTAAAATCCAATAACTGGAATGGTTTTTTCAAAATCAGGAAGAACGCTTGATGATCAAGATCATAATAGGCATGATTTGGTGGACAGACGGTATTTTTTATTTAAAATATCAGCTGAAAAACAATAAGTTAAAATAATATTAACTAAAATAATGAGGAAAATCCTGATTTCAGGCGGAAGTATTGCAGGCCCAACGCTGGCATATTGGTTACATCGTTACGGTCTTCATGTAACATTGGTTGAAAGTGCACCAGAACTGCGGCTGGGTGGACAAAATATTGATGTTAAAGGCCCGGCACTGGAAATAATCAGGAAGATGGGCCTTGAAGATGAGATTCGCGCTGCAAATACCACTGAAATCGGGCTTCGTTTTGTAAATATAAAAAATGAAACTATTGCTGAATTTCCAATTGGTAGTTCGCTGAGTATGACACAGGAACTGGAAATACTGCGTGGAGATTTAGTACAGATTTTGTATAAAAAAATAAAGGACAATGTGCAGTACATTTTCGGGGATTACATCACTGCCCTGGATCAACATCCGGATAATGTAACTGTGACTTATTCTAGCGGAAAAACAGAGGTATTTGACCTGGTCATATCCGCCGAAGGTATTGGATCCCAAACAAGGAAACTTGTCTTTGGAGATGAAATTAAATTCAAATATCTGGGTGTGTATACCGCCTATTTAACTATTAAAAAGGCAGAAAGTGATAGCCGCTGGGCACGCTGGTGTAATGCAGCCGGCGGTATCGTATTCGTTTTAAGACCAGATAATAATGGACAGACGCGAGCTTCTGTTACCTTTCTTTCACCTGAAATGGGATACGAGAAACTTTCCAATAATGAAAAGAAAAATATCCTGATTGAAAAAATAAAAGACGTCGGATGGGAAGCTGCAAGACTTGTTAAAGAAATTCAGGATTCGGAAGATCTTTATTTTGAAAGGGTTAGCCAGGTAAAAGCTCCGAAATGGAGTAATGGCAGAGTTTGTCTAACCGGAGATGCCGCCTGGTGCGTCACACCGATTGCCGGAAAAGGCGTGGATCTATCTGTATCCGGGGCATACATTCTGGCTGGTGAACTCTCCAAAACAAACGACCATGAGAAGGCATTTTTGAACTACGAAAACCGGATGCGTCCTTATGCGGAATCGGCTCAGAAATTACCACCTGGTGTACCCGGAATTGTGTATCCAACCTCGAAAATCGGCGTAGCTATCTTGAACGGGCTTTTTTCCTTTGTTGGCAGTAAACCCGTTAAAAATATCATGAATCTTTTCAGCAGCAAAAATAAAGAACCCGAAAAGGAAATTGAATTGCCGGATTATGAAATGGCAACCAATTAATAAAAGTCTATGTAAAAATTTTCCGGATGAATTAAAAATCAAAGGACAGTTGCAGGACACGGCTATTCAGTTTCCTCTAATATTAGTATCCTAAAATTGCAAGTTCTTTCCGAAAAAAATCGGAGGATTAAACATAACTATCTCTGATCTCTATTCAGAAATGCTATCAACCAGCTTTTTAAGTAACGGAACTACAATAAAACCTGTTGGAATGGACAGCCATAATTCAACGAGAAAATAATCCCAGAACCAAATTTTCAAAAAATTGGGCTGCCACCCTAGCCTGGTTAAGAGCAAGCCAAAACTCATGATCCCTGACATGGCAATAGAAACCAGTAAAGTAAAAACGATTATTGATTGTATTTTTGAAAGCTTCATATTTTTGTTTTTTAGAATATGTCTGTTTTGATAAAAACTCCGAAGTTGTTCACATTGTCGGCATTCGGACCGTAAAAATCGTGATTCGAACCGACTCCAAATTGAACACTTTTAAAGGATACACCTAGTCGTAGATAAATACTGCTTACCTCATGAAAATCCAGCTTCGTGTTATAATTGTAAAGTCCCTGAAGCCGGGTATAGATCCCCCAATTTTTTGATAACCTTGGCTTAAACTCCAAAACTGTAAAAGTCTCAAAATTATATGTTTGGGTCAAATCAAGCCGGGGCAGGACGACTATGACGAAATCCGGGCCCGCAAACAAGTATTGTAGTCCTGCTGTGGGCCGTACAGTGATCAAATTTGAGTTTGAAGAGCCAATCGCTGATAAACCTCCCGTCACTGAAATACCTTTCCATACCTGGGCAGTAAGTATGGATTGTGAAAAGAATTCTGCCGTTTGTCCGATCTTCTTATAATCACCCATAAAATTGGTGACGTTAAAGAAACCAAATCTGGATTTTGGCGAAAATTGTTCGCTTACAATCAATTGGAAAGTAAATGCTTTATTTCCTGCAAATATTTCAATTGGAATAGGTGCCCCGCCTATGGGAACATCTCCGGTTTGTAAACTGTCCGTTGTCTGGGCGACAGAAGGCTCTGATCCCAGGATCAAGGCAATGAATACTAGTTGTTTAAGCTTCAATCTTTCTGATTTTATGTGTCAGTAAAGATACCTGATCAGGCTTTTGGCTAAAAGGACAGACAAAGCAACTATTCGGACAATTCAATCATCTTTCGGTATTCGGTTGGTGTAAACCCGGTATGCTTTTTAAAAAAACGGCCGAAATAGGAAACATCATCAAATCCTATTTCAAAAGCGATCTCACTGACTGCAAGGTTGCTTTGCTGCATTAAAACTCTGGCTTCCAGAACCAGCGTTTCATCAATTAAAGCGGATGCAGAACAACCTAATGTTGCTCTCACCGATTTGTTTAAATGATTGGGTGTGACATTTAGTTCGGAGGCATAAAAGATGACCGACTTCTGCGAAGTGATATGCTGATTGAGAAGCCTTTTAAATTCTATTGTAATACGCTCATGAGCAGGGAAATTGATTCTCGTTTGAAAGTCAGTTAACTGTTTCATTTCGGCAAGAACAGTAGCCAAATACAGTTTTAAGATATTGGCATTGGCTTCACTTTCATTAAGTTTCTTCATACGATTGAGAAGCATC from Dyadobacter sp. NIV53 carries:
- a CDS encoding AraC family transcriptional regulator, with translation MKKIKGIPTLADDGFKVIMSYYDPGEYAKKNFNDFYIHGLSDDTYELKMPLPPHRQKNHSIILIAKGSLIASSGIDNYTVEQNSIIAVPAGQITSLSFMSDDIEGFYFHFAGDYLSHTKIDLSDWLIRPVIKFDNLEAEHFLMLLNRMKKLNESEANANILKLYLATVLAEMKQLTDFQTRINFPAHERITIEFKRLLNQHITSQKSVIFYASELNVTPNHLNKSVRATLGCSASALIDETLVLEARVLMQQSNLAVSEIAFEIGFDDVSYFGRFFKKHTGFTPTEYRKMIELSE
- a CDS encoding FAD-dependent monooxygenase, which produces MRKILISGGSIAGPTLAYWLHRYGLHVTLVESAPELRLGGQNIDVKGPALEIIRKMGLEDEIRAANTTEIGLRFVNIKNETIAEFPIGSSLSMTQELEILRGDLVQILYKKIKDNVQYIFGDYITALDQHPDNVTVTYSSGKTEVFDLVISAEGIGSQTRKLVFGDEIKFKYLGVYTAYLTIKKAESDSRWARWCNAAGGIVFVLRPDNNGQTRASVTFLSPEMGYEKLSNNEKKNILIEKIKDVGWEAARLVKEIQDSEDLYFERVSQVKAPKWSNGRVCLTGDAAWCVTPIAGKGVDLSVSGAYILAGELSKTNDHEKAFLNYENRMRPYAESAQKLPPGVPGIVYPTSKIGVAILNGLFSFVGSKPVKNIMNLFSSKNKEPEKEIELPDYEMATN
- a CDS encoding DUF2798 domain-containing protein, coding for MKLSKIQSIIVFTLLVSIAMSGIMSFGLLLTRLGWQPNFLKIWFWDYFLVELWLSIPTGFIVVPLLKKLVDSISE